ATGGAAAGATGGATGGACATACGGGAGGACATGCAGGGCAATGCCGGGGTTCggggcactgggggtgggcGCTGGGAGCCGCTGTCCGGCTCTGCCCCCGTCGCTCCCCCGGGGCTGCGGCGCGGCCGGACGCGGCACAGCTGCTGCCCGACCTCTGGGCTCCGGCCAGGCGGGACGGGCCCCGCGTCCCCCCGCCCGCCcggagggggtcccggggagggggggacgCCGAGGTGACCCGGCGGCCACAGCTGGGCCCCACCGGGGCCGGGAGATGCTGCCGGAGGAATAACAGGAAGCGCTGGAGGGAAGAGCACGGCTGATGCCTTCTGCAGGCTGCGGGACAGCGCCTGTGCCCGCTGCACGCACGCGGGGGTCACACAcatgtccctgtcacacacatgtcacacacacacagtgtccCCCGTCACACACACGTGTCCCCCCGCCACACGTGTGTCCCGGCCCCGGCTGCGCTGACACTCTTTATTGTCGAGGTTTGGCGCTGAAAAAGTGCCCCGTGGTACAAAACCCGCGGTTACAAAACGTACAAAGAgcggggggtgggggagaagaaagaaaaaggaaaaaggaaaaaaaaggaaaaggaaaaagaaaaagaaaaaagaaaagaaaagaaaaaagaaaagaaaagaaaaaaagaaaagaaaagaaaagaaaagaaaagaaaagaaaagaaaagaaaagaaaagaaaagaaaagaaaagaaaaaagaaaagaaaagaaaaaaaaagaggaaaggaaaggaaaggaaaggaaaggaaaggaaaggaaaggaaaggaaaggaaaggaaaggaaaggaaaggaaaggaaaggaaaggaaaggaaaggcaataAAATTGAAAGACaaggagaaacaaaagagaaggaaaataaaacataaatacaaAAAGAAGAGGATGAGGgtgaggcagaggaaggagtCAGTGGGATGCAGGTGGATGCTCCATGTCCATGTGGCTGGTGCAGGGGTGCAGGAATTGTGAGGGATGCAGGGTGTGTGGAGCAGGGGGGTTCTTGGActcactgaaaggaaaataataaaaacccagGCAAAATAGAGAAGGCAGAGGCCAAGTTCCCTTTCCcgggggcagggctggggtgcagCTGGAGCCCTTCTGGAGTGGGTTGCAATTAAACCAAACCCCCCTCCCCATGCACTCAGCCTCCATAGGGGACAAGGGAAGGGACAAAGCAGCCCCTGGGTGaccccagccctcagcccccAGCGCCACTCCACACCTGATGTGCTCCCACGGTGACAGGGTGACACggacaccagggacaggtgacacaggcactggggacatggccaTCCCAGCTGGACAGAGGGTCGTtggctttctgtttttttttttctttttttgcccttttttagagctccttccccctcccaaaCTTCCCCCAGGGTGGGCAATGCTGGGCTCCTGTTTGGCCCCAAAGAGGAAGGAGATGTCATCCCTGGGAGATGCAATCCCTGGGATGTGCCATCCTCTGGAGATGTCACAGCCCGTCCCACTGCCAGGTTCAGTGGTCCCGGTGCTGTTCCAGCACATCCTGGTGACACCAGCAAGGTGCAGGCGTGCCCTGGAGCAGTGGTGACGagctgggtgtcagcaacgcTTCCTGCCcccctggatttttggggaggctGGAGAGTAtgtgcaggatttggggagctcCAGCGGTGCTGCTTTGGGGTTGAAAGCAGGGATTTCCTCGATGCCCCCAGGAGAGTGGCTCCGGTCCCCAAGAAACACACACTTTGTCTCTCCCAGGCAGAGGTGGGGGGTTCCCAAGGGATTCCCAAATTGCTGCCTCAACCAGTCCCGGGCAGTGGGAACAGTACAGGAGGGGGTCCAAGCTCACGGTGATGGGGGGTGCAAAAACTCCCCACTTTGGGGCAAAAGGaagcagggctgtcccctggtgtccccagtgtctccAGGGCCACcccggcgcggggggcggcaggaggggacgcGGACAAGGCACAGTCTGGTGTCCCcgcgggggcggccgggccggggggtGGCCGGGGCGGGGGTCTATCGGCGGTGACGGTCCCTAAACATCCTCGTCCTCGCTGGCCTTGCTCCAGCGGTGGCAGCAGTTGGCCGTGATGCCCAGCAGGAAGTTGGTGGCCACCGAGGCGATGGACACGACGAAGCCGACGAAGGCGATGAAGAGATAGTCGTCGAGGGTCAGCGTGAGGTGGCAGGCCTGGAAGCTCTCCTCCGTCAGCGACAGCAGCGGGGCCCCCGCCACCTCGGGGGGAGCCCAGCACTCGGCCTGCTGCGAATCtgtgggatggagggatggcGTCAGCCCGGCTGCCGACCCCCAGGCGGGACGGGGCGCGGGGGTCCCGGCAGCACCTACCCGAGGAGCAGCGCTGGATGCGCCCCCGCAGCCACTTGAGCAGGGGCtccatggcacagccacagagcCAGGGGTTGCCCCCCAGGCGCAGCCCCACGAGGCCgggcagcccctccagggcGTCGAGGCTGAGGGCGGCCAGGCCGCCGTAGCTGAGGTCCAGCTCTCGCAGCTGCGCCAGGCCGCGGAAGGCCTGGGGGTGGACGCGGCGCAGCCCCGGGTTGTGGCTGAGGTCGAGGCGCAGCAGCGCGCTGGCCTCGCGGAACATGTCGGCGGGCACCAGGCTGAAGTTGTTGTAGCTGAGGTCCAGATGCGCCAGGCGCCGGGCGCCGCGGAACAGCCCGGCCGGCAGAGCCGCCAGCGAGTTGTTGCGCAGGTCGAGGGCACGCAGCTGCCCGTAGCAGCCCAGGTAGCCCGGCGGGATGCTGGCGATGCGGTTGTGGGCCAGGCTCAGGTTGCCCGTGTCCAGCGGCAGCTCGGGGGGCACGGAGAAGAGGCGCTGCCCGCTGCAGTCCACCGCCTGCCCGCGGCAGCTGCACAGCACCGGGCagcccgcgcccgccgccgccaccgccgccgccgccgccagcagCCAGGGGCCCAGCAGCATGGCCTCGTGGCCGCGGCCCTCACGGGGCGCCGGGGGCCATCCCGCCCGCCCGCTCACGCCCAGCGCTGCCGGCGGccgcccgcggggccgggctcCCGGCGGTCACAGCGACGTTCCCGGCATCCCGGCGGCATCCGGGGGGCGTCGCGAACCCCTCCGGGGGCACCGGCGGGGCCGGCGTCGGGCCGTCAGCAGCTGCCTGCGGGGAAGAGCAGAGGGGGGAAGCCGTGCCGGCCACACGCCCCGCCGGGGGGGGCGCAGCTGTTGCGGCCCGGGCTGGCCTCTGGGAGCCCTCCCCGTGCTCCCCGGGCCGGGGTCACTCCTCCGAGCATCCCCCGGGGGTTCCCGGCAGAGAAGGGGCCCCCCAGTCCTGCTGACCTTGGCCAGCCCATCCTGGCCGGTGGTGGGCAGAGCAAAGgtgctgctccacagcagcCCCCACCAGCCGCCTGCCACCACGAGCTGAGCCCTGAGGCTGAGGGTGCCAGGGACACcctccccgcctctcccccgggAGAagatccccattcccagcacccACCGGGATCCCCCCAGGCCTGCCCTCGCCCCCCAGCACCTGCCCATGTCTGCTCCATCCCCCCTTGCCCGCAccccccagctccatcctctccCACCGGCCCGCCTTACCCGGTCACGCCCCATCCCCGCAGCGCCCCGACCCCTCCGGCGAGGCCGGCTGCCCCGGGGTACTCACTGGccggggagggagcagggcctgGCTCCCTGCGGTGATGTGGGGGTCCTGAGTGGCGATGAGGGGGGCTCCGGACTGTGATGGGGGTCCCCGGTGGCTGCCCGCACCCCGAGGCCGCCAAGTCGGGAGCTGGGCTTCGGCAGCGGCGGCCAAGGCTGCTGCGAGCCTGGCGATGGGAGCAGGTCTTTCCccacctccttcctcccctcctcctcctcgtcctcccttgtctctctctttctctgtctctttttttttttttttttcctctttttttccttagggCCAGATACTGACGTGTCGGTGTCTCTTAGCAACTGCCTCCACATCTCTGAGCAACAGGAGAGCGGGATGCGGAGCCGCCGAGCCAGGGAGACAGCGGCGGGCGGAGGTGCCCCCGCCTCAGGGACCCCCTGCCCAAGCCGGGGGACCCGCACGGCCCAGGCACCcggcagggatggagcaggaagagGGGTGGCATCCTGCTCCCCTACCCCGatccccagccctcccacacTCTCCCAGCCCCGGGAAGCATCCTCGTGGGATGGGGTGAATCAGGGGTTCCCAGGCgctgaaaacagaaacagatgACGTGGCGGCAGAGGGGAGAAACGAGGCAGCCGGGATCCAAGGGGAGCTCTAGGATCCAAAGGGTGTGCTGGGATTCAAGGGACACTGCCACTCTCCCGCgttcctgctgtgctcacagtCCTGGAAAATGCCTCAGGTTGACAGGGATTATTTTGCTTCATGCAAGCTGaagcatttcctttcccttctttgttTGGAGGGAAGTGGGGTCACTCACCTGACCCCTCCCACCTGAGAAGGGCCCTTTGGGATCACAGGGATGCCCACGGTTTGCTCCAGGAATACCACAATACCATGGCTCTGGCATTTCTAGGAAGGAGGCACTTCCACATCCAGTGCACCCACGTCTAGGGGATTCCTGCTTAATTCTCTCCTGCTGATttcatggagctgctccctttttccagctggcactggcagccTGATGCCAGTGCTGGGGGGCCTTTTGCTCCCCACATCCCAGGGGATGGATCCTCCCTGGTGCAATGCTGGCAGACAGACAGCACAGCCGCCTCTCCTGGGCTGGCATtaaccagcacagctccaggctgctggaaagctcctgggagctcctggagcgTGAGGCCCAGGCCCCCAGTGGGCTCCAGGAGCTGcgggagctgagctgagccggCAGCACAGACACCTCATTAGCGCTCAGCCCGGAGCCTGGCAGTgcatccctgccagcagctgttgGCGccaaggtttttttccactccCCCCTGTTCCAGGCTCTAGTGGCACCAACAAAACTGGGAAATTGTCCTGAGTGGAGCTggactgcagcagagctcatgCCCTCCTTGCCCAATCCCCCGTGGAGGTGGCCATGAGGACATGatgctgtggagcagcagcccagaaGAAGCCAGGGAACAGATGCTGCCTTCTGGGGTGGGAAGGAACCTGGCTGCTCTCCCTACCTTACCCATGAACTTCCCTGCATGATCCCAGCCAAACGGCATTCCCAGGCTCCAGGCACTTGCAGCCCCTTTTTGTGGAAGGATGGGTAGGACAGCTCTTGGGGTTCTGTCTTTCTGGCTCTCTAAATCTACCTTACAGGCAGagctttttctctttgaatcCATCCCTGCTTCTGTCAATCCCTGTGCCTTCAGGCTTGGGAAAGGAAGAAGTGGAATGGGTGCAGCTTTGCTGTTGAGGGTGCCACAGTGATAGAGGCACTAGGGAATCAACCCTGTCCCACTGATCCTATCACAACAGGATCCAGACCTGAGCCTGGGCTTCCTAtttccattagaaaaaaaaaggttgaggAGGCATTAGCCACTGCTTAAATCATCCAGGGAGATTTTTGCAACAGCAGGAAGAACATTCTGGCTCAGACTAAGATGAGTGCACAGGAATTGTTCAAGGAAAAGGAATTACAGATAATTAGGAGAACGaagataaatacataaatatagcaaatataaaaaaagccttacaaaaacattttcccctCAGTATGATTAAAAAACCTGATGATCCCTACAGCAATTTCCAAGCTTCCTTGTGCAAGGGAATATCCTAAGTGAATAGGAAATGAGGCAGACTAGGAAATGGCTCTGGTTTCATATTAGTAACTGTGATTTCTGCAAGGTATGGGAAAGGAAACACATCCAGTGAGTGCTGGGCTTCACTAAACAACTTTATTTCTGtacaaaaaagaagaataaaaagttaaaattgtaAATACAGGGAAAGTAGAACAGAGGCCTTAGAACCCTCTTTCTCTGCCTTGGCTCAGCTCAGGAAGGTGCAGGAGGGGCCACAGGAGGGGCCGGGTGGGGAGTGCCACACGGCCGAGCTGGTGCGCTTGAAGTAGCGGGGTTTGCACTTGTAGAAGATGTGCtccagtttggggctggggatggccCCGAACAGTGCATCCACATCAGGGGGGTTGTAGTACTGGTGCACGATGGCCTGCTGGAGCTGCGCCCCTGTGGGAGAGACAGGAACCACACAGGGATGCAGGCCCTGCCTCAGCCCGCAGGACCGGCACTCCCCTTCTGAGGACCCACGGGATGTGCAGGAGGGATGGGACAGCTCCTACAGCCTCCACACCCCACTTATCCT
This region of Catharus ustulatus isolate bCatUst1 chromosome 6, bCatUst1.pri.v2, whole genome shotgun sequence genomic DNA includes:
- the LRRC55 gene encoding leucine-rich repeat-containing protein 55, with translation MLLGPWLLAAAAAVAAAGAGCPVLCSCRGQAVDCSGQRLFSVPPELPLDTGNLSLAHNRIASIPPGYLGCYGQLRALDLRNNSLAALPAGLFRGARRLAHLDLSYNNFSLVPADMFREASALLRLDLSHNPGLRRVHPQAFRGLAQLRELDLSYGGLAALSLDALEGLPGLVGLRLGGNPWLCGCAMEPLLKWLRGRIQRCSSDSQQAECWAPPEVAGAPLLSLTEESFQACHLTLTLDDYLFIAFVGFVVSIASVATNFLLGITANCCHRWSKASEDEDV